The segment TCAGAGACACTTTATGTCTCAGGTACATAAATATTCATCTGAGCCTCCACTTGGTTTATCTTAAAATGTATTAACATTGTGATATGATTAATGATATACAGCAAATGGATGAGCTTCAAGTTGTTGTGGGGTTCGTCCAAGCAGCAAAGAGAATGAAGAAAGCGTGCAAGCTCCAATCAAAAGAAGCCAGAAACACTGATCTTAACTGCATCAGCTAAAAGAAAAGGCCATAACTTATAATAGATCCTGTAATTAAGTAAGGTACTGCCGACTTGTTTAACCATTTTGTGGCTTTGCTGCTAGTTTTAGTTATTTCTGAAGATGTTTGGCTAAGGAGTAGAATGTTGTTTCTTATTGCTTCTGTTGTTTAGCCATGTAATTACTCATCAAGAAGCAAAATGACCTGAAACCAAGAAACATGAACTCTTTGAAGCTCCCAGTTGAACTGATCCGATCATGAGGTTATCTTAGGATGtaaatattatgttttgataTGACTTATCTcactctttttctctctttcaacTTAAACGTCAAATTCAAATTAAATGGTCAAAATTGAAAGACACATGATGAGAGAAGCGAGCGTGAATGTACAAACATTCCGTCAAAAATCAACATGGAACAAAGAGAAGCCGAAACATAATCTTTAAAACCATCTCCAATCTATCTCTATATGTAATTCTGTTATACAGATATATATTAGAACAAAATTCATCtctatcattaaaaaaatatagagttGGGTTGAAACTATAACTACTCACGAAATCAAGCGATTATTAATTTACGAAAATTCACTTTTCTTcttaagaatataaataaactcaaaaacaatGAGAGTAGAACAAGCAATACAACTAAACCTCCTCTTCACTTCTCTCCATACACTTAATCGAAAGATATAGTtcattctttttcttctttatgCGCAATGAACAATACATTCAAGATTTTCAATCTCTTTTTCTTGCTGTGATCTGAGTGCCTTAAATCTTACGGTTACCCTTCCCTTTTCATATAAATGCTCAAACTCTCACGGCCGTCTCTCTTTCTGCGTACACTTTCTTCTTGGCATTAGTAGTGCTTTGCTTAGTAGAGGATAGCATATAATATACGAGCAGGAATCGCCGTTTATATATAGATGACGAATGACGATGAGGAATTCGTCAGGAGAATACAAGATACCATGAAAGTTGTATTCCACCATTTTGATTGCATGGTGAACTAATTTTCTAAAATGCATGTACGTTTCAGATAAAAATACAAGATAATATGGAAATTGTATCCACCATTTTGATGTATTTAGTAGTTTAATTGTacagtttaaaaattaaatagtataaTGTACTACtttcgataaaaaaaaagtaaaatgtaCTATCGATTATATTTTGACACGCTACAAtacattttattataaaattaagcgttacttttatttgttatatacttttaaataatcagattttatttatattgattattatattatttttaaaagtataagtgtgagtttaataatattttattagattttaatgTCAAAAACCATAATAAAATAGTTGATATATGCTTCAGTTCATGTTTTGCAGTCTGGTTATCAATATGTCATGTaacgtttatttttattttttagatgtCAATCTATTAATATTACACGATATTCACATATATCAATAATATTtactataaatatatgtatatgataACACAAATAATATGATAAATATGTACATGATGATAATTACTAAAATCACTAAACATTTCCATCGGCTAATATGCCTTTGAAGTAATTTACTATGCGGATTATTTTAACGTCAAACATGCAAATTTTTGGCATAAATAACTTAATAATATCAGTTATTGGAGATCTCAGAGACATTACGAACAACTAGAGTttttgtccgcgctacgcgcggaaaataagatattttaatttcgtggttgatttgaaatattttattactattggtaatctttattttaaaaaaaaatgggttATTTCAATTTTGTGTTTGATTTGAAATGTATTACTATTAgtaatttttatgaattatttgTAAAGTCAGAGCAAATTCTTCCGAAGATTATAATGTTCTGTTTGGAATACCATTAAttcacatttttaaaattatattaatgattttgtttaaattatacTAATGATGTTGTTGTGTTAACATCAAATATAACATCAAAATCATTACTATCATttgactttttttataaaatatttgtaaaatcaGAGCAATTTCTTCTGAAGATTATAATGTTCTGTTTAGAATACCACtaattcatattttgttttatattttatatgtaaacataGTTAAAGTTTATATTAGTCAAATGGTATCAGTTGAAGAGAtggaaaaaaatgtttatattagTCTTTTAGTAATCatactttattatttattataaattaaaatactttgctttttctaaagtttttttttgtgctcatatgtatatcatttttttaatacatagtcTGGATATTATGAAACGCGGTATTATAACGTTTTATATTGCTATATTAAAACATATGTCATTGAATACTATAATGTAGTTTTTTCTTGTGCTAGGATGTAAAGTTTCATAGatactttttttatatgtagcaTATTGGATAATGAAACATTTGTTGGTTGATTTGCTGCAACAATTGTTTGATTTGTAATGTTTAATTGCATAATTTGtagttttttagaaaatatacaattaaaattaatttttttattagaaacACGCACAAATCTCATACataggaaaaagaaaaatattgtgCTGAAGCAAATCAAACATAGAAGATCAAATTATAACATACCAAGCAAATATAGCATACTGAAGCAAATAAAACATTAGTGAAGCAATGGTAATACAAATATCACAGCATTAGGAATATTAGGTAGATGTTTTAGCGTCGACCCTTACGACCACAACCCTTTCCTCGTGCCGACTGTGGTTGAACTGAGTCGTATGCACCTATTGCTCTCAGATAATGCAAGTAATCTGGGTCGATGTCTTCTTCCGGTTTCTCAATGCGTGTCAATTGGTAGCTTCTGAGCTCGGCTTTGCTTAGCTTGTATAATATATTAGTTACTCCTGAGGCTGAGGTTTCTTGAGTGCTTATTGATGTGGCTGGTGGAGCTGTGTTGACTGCTAATTGTTGTGGCGGTTGTGGTGGTTGAGCTGTGTTGACTGCTTCTTTGCTTCCATTAGAGTTGCTGGAAAAGTTAACCAAATCTAGATCtttaaataaggaaaaaaaCGAAAATAAGAACATGCAATCCAAGTTAATTAACATTTAGTGTTGTCTACATATATTTGCTTAATCATTTAGTGTTGtctacatatattttataatgataatattttgatcaaaTGAGTTAAAGAACTTAGTTTTACACAATGCAAAGTGATCATCTAATATCATATTTTCAAATCACAtggtaaattaagaaaaattacaaactaattctaatcaaatcaaataaaaccaGTTCTTCAATCCAGAATAATAGATGTGAACTGAATTCgaaatttgaaatatttccGAATTGGTTTGCTATTAACCAAGTGATGTGGTCAAAAAAAgcaatgtaaaagaaaaaatagtaaagaaaaaatatgagttatcaattatattttcaaatttaaaagaaaaaactaaataagTCAGCCAAAAATATTATTCCAATCCATAAtcttaataagaaaaaatagtTGTAAGATGATacatatttgaaattttattttagtatagtCTTATGTGTAAATATAcgatgaaataaaataattattaataatataaaatattatgtatcttaagattgtattttttaatgtatgttaatatatattatactgaATTATATTGATTTGAACAATTTTCGTTTAAGACTTtgtaaatttcataaaaaaaatttcatttttctctGTTGGTCACAGAATCATGTTCCACGTTTCAAACTTCAGTAAAAGAGTATCATAGAGATGGTCCAAGTCATTGATTGTGGAGATGTGGATCGAGAGAACTGAAACGATGGAGAACAAACGGTGAAGACGAAGAGTTAGAGGCCTAGATCCTTGTGTTCACCGTCTtgggttgtttttttttaattgaaccGATAGATTGTATCGATAGGATAGCAAAGCCCAGTGTTAACCGACGAAGCCCAGAGGAAGCACATTGAAGCCCATACGAAATCAATAGTTTAGTTTAGTAGATCCAACGTGTATTAATTAAATGTTTTGATTGGCCAAATATATATGTCAACATGGACATGCTAGAATCCCTTTATATttgccttttagtataggttagatatCTTAATTTCATCAATAATGTAATTAACTGTTTATGCATATATATGGTAAACAtaaattcatattttattaggtaaTAAGAATTAGCACTACAAAAATGTACTTACCGTTATAGACAGCCAAAGttataataagtaaaaaaatatattaaatcattgTTATATGATTAGATAGATCAAGAGAAAGTGATTTGGTATTTTTCTAAGAAGTGATCATATGATCCTCTTCTCCTACTACTCTTTCACGCTCTTCCACTGCTTCATCTAATCTCCTCCACCTACTTTGTCGCTGCTCTTCCACTTCTTTCGATCTCGCTTGTTTCTCTTCATACTCTTGCTGGCATTCTTCAAAGAGCTCAGGGTCCATCTCCATGAACATTCTCTTTATATTCTTGCTTAGACCATGAACCGCTTGGTTCCAGTGAGACTCTGTGTTCTTCTCCAGGGAAGCAAATATGATGGGAAGTATTACACTTCTGTTCTGAGCTATTAGAACCACAATGTGCTCGCTGTTCCACAAGAACAGAGACCGCTCTGCAACCTGCATCGCAATGGTGAGTTATATATGTGAGCaaggtaaataaaaatattaaaaaaatcctaGAAACAGACAATCAACACACAACACATGTCTTTAAGAAGCTGAATAACAAAGGTTCCAGACTCTAAAGGTTTTGCCAAGATCTTCGCCTCAATATGCAAAGTACTAACCTGAAAATGAGAGCTATTAAGACACCGCGCAACCCGTTAAAACAAAGGAACCATACACCTCTGAAACTTAACGGGCTGCATAGCCTCAAGAACCTCTTCAAGCTCACCAAGAAACAAAACCTCCTTTGTACAATTCGTCACCGGCCAAAACTTCAACAACCCTCTAATCACCGTATCCGCAAGCCGGTAATCCTTCTCCACAAACTGAACAACACAGTAAGCCAACTGCTGATGGTACACACCAATAGGTTTAGGCTTATGCAACAGTATCAACGCCCTGATCAAAAACAGCTTATGCTCCTCCTTCATCGGCAAGGCGAAAACGTTTATAATACTCCCCATAATCTCCAGAAGCTCACCAATCCCACGGTGTCTCTCCGTCTCGTAAACAAACCTATAGAAGATATTGTTAATCCCTTTCCTAATAAAAGGTCTGTGAACCATAAACTTCCCGTAGATCCTATGGAGAATGGTTTTCAAGTAATCTCTTTCTCTA is part of the Brassica rapa cultivar Chiifu-401-42 chromosome A09, CAAS_Brap_v3.01, whole genome shotgun sequence genome and harbors:
- the LOC117127839 gene encoding LOW QUALITY PROTEIN: serine/threonine protein phosphatase 2A 57 kDa regulatory subunit B' alpha isoform-like (The sequence of the model RefSeq protein was modified relative to this genomic sequence to represent the inferred CDS: substituted 1 base at 1 genomic stop codon), with translation ILIELFETEDPRERDYLKTILHRIYGKFMVHRPFIRKGINNIFYRFVYETERHRGIGELLEIMGSIINVFALPMKEEHKLFLIRALILLHKPKPIGVYHQQLAYCVVQFVEKDYRLADTVIRGLLKFWPVTNCTKEVLFLGELEEVLEAMQPVKFQRCMVPLFXRVARCLNSSHFQVAERSLFLWNSEHIVVLIAQNRSVILPIIFASLEKNTESHWNQAVHGLSKNIKRMFMEMDPELFEECQQEYEEKQARSKEVEEQRQSRWRRLDEAVEERERVVGEEDHMITS